One Cuculus canorus isolate bCucCan1 chromosome 2, bCucCan1.pri, whole genome shotgun sequence genomic region harbors:
- the C2H7orf57 gene encoding LOW QUALITY PROTEIN: uncharacterized protein C7orf57 homolog (The sequence of the model RefSeq protein was modified relative to this genomic sequence to represent the inferred CDS: substituted 1 base at 1 genomic stop codon) has translation MAAPRPGGGRGAPRSRGHAPGLGGHAPGLRDYALGLGDYAPWGLKATPPGGGNNAPGAARPRPREMKPRPNRKHTLIPCLGDPAKPSHSFAASISSCHLGAAGSETDSAYVRVARQGVRPELLKCYTPMTMKSSPAGCANWYLHCSNPPAPNKPWSSVSSLPDYMIHREFKADGHHGNSYETRRGPSDFDMKSVWQRPAKENTKKIKEREASVKLPAINPEYPSRMPNVPTNKEFSRKNNLSFPPLSVQRKSEALSFSNLISNSYGIDWFQQRTGWEEKVQETXENSEQTKSKIIEGCFFQNELGSQNSETSQSESAPASNELRPLYLGWDK, from the exons ATGGCGGCCCCTCGccctgggggagggaggggcgcGCCGCGTTCTAGAGGCCACGCCCCCGGGCTGGGAGGCCACGCCCCCGGTCTGAGAGATTACGCTCTCGGGTTGGGAGATTACGCCCCTTGGGGGCTGAAGGCCACGCCCCCAGGTGGTGGGAACAACGCCCCCGGTGCTGCGAGGCCACGCCCACGGGAAATGAAGCCGCGCCCCAACCGGAAACACACTCTC ATTCCATGTCTTGGTGACCCTGCAAAACCTTCCCACAGTTTTGCAGCGAGCATTTCTTCCTGCCATCTAGGTGCTGCAGGGTCAGAGACTGATTCAGCTTATGTCAGAGTGGCAAGGCAAGGAGTCAGACCTG agctACTGAAATGCTACACTCCTATGACTATGAAGTCCTCTCCAGCAGGATGTGCTAACTGGTACTTGCACTGCTCCAATCCCCCAGCACCCAATAAGCCATG GAGCTCTGTTTCCTCTCTACCAGATTACATGATTCATCGAGAGTTTAAGGCTGATGGCCATCATGGTAATAGTTACGAGACAAGAAGAGGGCCTTCTGATTTTGATATGAAAAGTGTTTGGCAGCGGCctgccaaagaaaacacaaagaaaatcaaagaaagagaag ccTCT GTAAAGCTCCCAGCTATAAACCCCGAATATCCGAGCAGAATGCCAAATGTTCCTACAAACAAGGAATTTAGCAGGAAAAATAACCTTTCCTTTCCACCTCT ATCTGTTCAGAGAAAAAGTGAAGCATTAAGCTTTAGCAATTTAATTAGCAATAGTTATGGGATTGACTGGTTTCAACAGCGTactggatgggaagaaaaggttcaagaaacatgagaaaacagTGAGCAGACCAAAAGTAAAATTATCGAAGGCTGCTTCTTTCAAAATGAGTTGGGATCTCAAA ATTCAGAGACATCGCAGTCTGAATCAGCACCTGCAAGCAATGAGTTGAGGCCTCTGTATCTGGGATGGGATAAGTAA
- the LOC128851154 gene encoding coiled-coil domain-containing protein 81-like — protein MDFWDGTEHAFMMPSITAEELADAEHDLVFLCFPERTAIWDVVAGYIQERLLQDKGVRIPTLGSFDIVPTQIKVGDEAVTIQRPMFYLARNLVAEHNLTDDKDYLPGHKELQPLKYSKVATAASVSRRKAEICIQGTIAFLSVCLGKGNNIALVLKDIGVLVIERKKVQIKFFCDFLETMSGKENWKKAVSKVPRLLDMVVSRDVPLGSLTDSGHVITFPEFARQFVPKPPRRPLRHCGRVPGEDSWKHRRMLRALRQDAKGAFDELPSPTASSLSHIEMSKLWEKKNMVAQKSRPR, from the exons ATGGACTTCTGGGATGGGACGGAGCATGCCTTCATGATGCCCAGCATCACTGCTGAAG AGCTGGCAGACGCAGAGCATGAcctggttttcctttgctttccagagCGAACAGCCATCTGGGATGTGGTGGCTGGCTACATTCAAGAAAGACTGCTTCAGGACAAG GGTGTCCGAATTCCCACCCTCGGCTCCTTCGACATTGTCCCCACGCAGATCAAGGTGGGAGATGAGGCCGTGACTATCCAGAGGCCGATGTTTTACCTGGCAAGAAACCTTGTAGCTGAACACAACCTGACAGACGACAAGGACTATCTGCCTG GACACAAGGAGCTACAGCCCCTCAAATACTCCAAGGTGGCCACAGCCGCTTCTGTGTCCCGACGGAAAGCGGAGATCTGCATCCAGGGCACCATAGCCTTCCTCTCTGTCtgcctggggaaggggaacaaCATCGCCCTTGTCCTGAAGGACATAGGGGTGCTCGTCATTGAACGCAAAAAGGtgcaaataaagtttttttGCGACTTCCTAGAGACGATGTCTGGGaaggagaactggaaaaaagctgtttctaag GTTCCCCGGCTGCTGGACATGGTGGTGTCCCGGGATGTACCTTTGGGCTCACTGACCGATTCCGGCCACGTCATCACCTTTCCTGA GTTTGCCCGGCAGTTCGTGCCCAAACCGCCTAGGAGACCTCTCAGGCACTGCGGAAGAGTCCCAGGTGAGGACAGCTGGAAGCACAGGAGAATGCTGAGAGCTCTCAGGCAGGACGCAAAAG GGGCATTTGATGAACTGCCATCGCCTACTGCTTCTAGCTTGAGCCATATTGAAATGTCaaagctttgggaaaaaaagaatatggtGGCACAGAAGTCTCGACCCAGGTGA